One Cucumis sativus cultivar 9930 chromosome 1, Cucumber_9930_V3, whole genome shotgun sequence DNA segment encodes these proteins:
- the LOC101215929 gene encoding YTH domain-containing protein ECT2 isoform X2: MATVASPPSTDQAADLLQKLSLDAQAKPVEIPEPTKKQSANQYGSIDSGNAAISQIPNERSVTPFLQEFMDPSMCYLPNGYPSYYYGGFDGTANDWDDYSRYTNSDGVEMTSGVYGDNGSLMYHHGYGYGPYGPYSPAASPVPSMGNDGQLYGPQHYQYPPYFQPLTPTSGPYTPSPTTVPPTQGDISTSAATEQKPIPVETTNTNGTGLTNGGGTKGNNGSAPLKSSYQNSTFGSNAYARGALPGHIPASGYQDPRYGYDGLRNSFPWSDGPLYSDGQSRLVSSSTITSSISNANNIPSSRSPSFRPGSHYGFPHPRPMSGMNTTQGYINRMYPNKLYGQFGNTVRSGVGFASHGYDSRSNGRVWLAVDNKFKPRGRNGGYYGYGNENMDGLNELNRGPRAKGSKNQKGFVPSVLAVKGQLLPPMNATDEEEKDKVSTPDRDQYNKSDFPEEYAEAKFFVIKSYSEDDVHKSIKYNVWASTPNGNKKLDAAYQEAQEKAGGCPIFLFFSVNTSGQFVGLAEMIGPVDFQKNLEYWQQDKWNGCFPVKWHVVKDVPNSLLKHIILENNENKPVTNSRDTQEVKLEPGLKMVKIFKEHVSKTCILDDFGFYEARQKTIQEKKAKQQQFKKQVWEGKPTDEKKEVSEVVDVKTPKPVEATNDLVKEETKISENGSVLKTVDAPKGSAKPVTTTPSEKRSGVANGY, encoded by the exons ATGGCTACTGTTGCTTCACCTCCTTCTACTGATC AAGCTGCAGATTTGCTTCAGAAGTTGTCATTGGATGCTCAGGCCAAGCCTGTTGAGATTCCGGAGCCGACGAAAAAG CAATCTGCTAATCAGTATGGGTCCATTGATTCTGGGAATGCTGCTATTAGTCAAATTCCAAATGAACGGTCTGTGACTCCATTTTTACAGGAATTCATGGATCCAAGCATGTGCTATCTTCCCAATGGATATCCATCTTATTACTATGGAG GGTTTGATGGGACTGCTAATGACTGGGATGATTATTCAAGATACACAAATTCAGATGGGGTTGAAATGACTTCT GGAGTCTATGGAGATAATGGATCTCTTATGTATCACCACGGTTATGGATACGGACCCTATGGTCCTTATTCACCTGCTGCTTCTCCGGTTCCCTCTATGGGGAACGATGGCCAGTTGTATGGACCTCAGCACTACCAATATCCTCCATATTTTCAGCCTCTTACTCCGACCAGTGGGCCGTATACTCCTAGTCCTACAACAGTTCCTCCAACACAGGGAGACATTTCTACCTCTGCAGCCACTGAGCAAAAGCCAATTCCTGTGGAAACAACGAATACAAATGGTACTGGCTTGACAAATGGTGGGGGAACAAAGGGAAACAATGGTTCAGCTCCTTTGAAATCTTcttatcaaaattcaacatttggtTCAAATGCGTATGCAAGGGGTGCTTTGCCAGGGCATATTCCTGCTTCGGGTTATCAGGATCCCAGATATGGCTATGATGGGTTGAGGAATTCTTTCCCTTGGTCAGATGGTCCACTGTACTCAGATGGACAGTCTAGGCTTGTCAGTAGCTCTACTATTACCTCCTCTATCTCAAATGCAAACAACATACCTTCTTCAAGAAGTCCAAGTTTCCGTCCCGGATCTCACTAT GGTTTTCCTCATCCTAGACCCATGTCAGGAATGAATACCACCCAGGGTTATATAAATCGGATGTACCCCAATAAGTTGTATGGTCAATTTGGAAACACAGTCAGATCTGGTGTAGGCTTTGCCTCACATGGTTATGATTCACGATCTAATGGGCGTGTGTGGCTTGCTGTGGACAACAAATTCAAGCCTAGGGGTCGAAATGGTGGGTATTATGGATATGGAAATGAGAATATGGATGGTTTGAATGAACTGAATAGGGGACCGAGAGCTAAGGGTAGCAAGAACCAGAAGGGATTTGTGCCTAGTGTTCTAGCTGTCAAGGGGCAACTTTTACCACCAATGAACGCAACAGACgaggaagagaaagataaGGTGTCTACTCCAGACCGTGATCAATACAACAAATCAGATTTTCCTGAAGAATATGCTGAGGCCAAATTCTTTGTTATTAAATCATACAGCGAAGATGATGTGCATAAAAGCATCAAGTATAATGTTTGGGCTAGTACACCTAATGGCAACAAGAAACTTGATGCTGCATACCAGGAAGCTCAAGAGAAGGCTGGTGGTTgtcccatttttcttttcttttcg GTCAATACCAGTGGGCAATTTGTTGGCCTTGCTGAGATGATTGGACCAGTCGACTTTCAGAAGAACTTGGAATACTGGCAACAAGACAAATGGAACGGCTGTTTCCCGGTTAAGTGGCATGTAGTGAAGGATGTTCCCAACAGTCTTTTGAAACACATCATTCTTGAGAACAATGAGAACAAGCCCGTTACCAATAGCAGAGACACACAGGAG gTCAAGCTGGAGCCTGGCCTTAAGATGGTTAAAATCTTTAAGGAGCATGTGAGCAAAACATGCATATTGGATGATTTTGGTTTCTACGAGGCTCGACAAAAGACAATCCAAGAGAAGAAAGCCAAGCAACAGCAGTTCAAGAAACAG GTTTGGGAAGGGAAGCCTACTGATGAGAAGAAGGAAGTTTCTGAAGTAGTGGATGTGAAAACACCAAAGCCAGTTGAAGCTACAAATGATTTGGTAAAAGAGGAGACAAAGATCTCAGAGAATGGATCAGTTTTGAAAACTGTAGATGCCCCAAAGGGCAGCGCAAAACCAGTTACAACAACACCATCAGAGAAAAGAAGTGGTGTAGCAAACGGATATTAA
- the LOC101215929 gene encoding YTH domain-containing protein ECT2 isoform X1, which yields MATVASPPSTDQAADLLQKLSLDAQAKPVEIPEPTKKQSANQYGSIDSGNAAISQIPNERSVTPFLQEFMDPSMCYLPNGYPSYYYGGFDGTANDWDDYSRYTNSDGVEMTSGVYGDNGSLMYHHGYGYGPYGPYSPAASPVPSMGNDGQLYGPQHYQYPPYFQPLTPTSGPYTPSPTTVPPTQGDISTSAATEQKPIPVETTNTNGTGLTNGGGTKGNNGSAPLKSSYQNSTFGSNAYARGALPGHIPASGYQDPRYGYDGLRNSFPWSDGPLYSDGQSRLVSSSTITSSISNANNIPSSRSPSFRPGSHYVGFPHPRPMSGMNTTQGYINRMYPNKLYGQFGNTVRSGVGFASHGYDSRSNGRVWLAVDNKFKPRGRNGGYYGYGNENMDGLNELNRGPRAKGSKNQKGFVPSVLAVKGQLLPPMNATDEEEKDKVSTPDRDQYNKSDFPEEYAEAKFFVIKSYSEDDVHKSIKYNVWASTPNGNKKLDAAYQEAQEKAGGCPIFLFFSVNTSGQFVGLAEMIGPVDFQKNLEYWQQDKWNGCFPVKWHVVKDVPNSLLKHIILENNENKPVTNSRDTQEVKLEPGLKMVKIFKEHVSKTCILDDFGFYEARQKTIQEKKAKQQQFKKQVWEGKPTDEKKEVSEVVDVKTPKPVEATNDLVKEETKISENGSVLKTVDAPKGSAKPVTTTPSEKRSGVANGY from the exons ATGGCTACTGTTGCTTCACCTCCTTCTACTGATC AAGCTGCAGATTTGCTTCAGAAGTTGTCATTGGATGCTCAGGCCAAGCCTGTTGAGATTCCGGAGCCGACGAAAAAG CAATCTGCTAATCAGTATGGGTCCATTGATTCTGGGAATGCTGCTATTAGTCAAATTCCAAATGAACGGTCTGTGACTCCATTTTTACAGGAATTCATGGATCCAAGCATGTGCTATCTTCCCAATGGATATCCATCTTATTACTATGGAG GGTTTGATGGGACTGCTAATGACTGGGATGATTATTCAAGATACACAAATTCAGATGGGGTTGAAATGACTTCT GGAGTCTATGGAGATAATGGATCTCTTATGTATCACCACGGTTATGGATACGGACCCTATGGTCCTTATTCACCTGCTGCTTCTCCGGTTCCCTCTATGGGGAACGATGGCCAGTTGTATGGACCTCAGCACTACCAATATCCTCCATATTTTCAGCCTCTTACTCCGACCAGTGGGCCGTATACTCCTAGTCCTACAACAGTTCCTCCAACACAGGGAGACATTTCTACCTCTGCAGCCACTGAGCAAAAGCCAATTCCTGTGGAAACAACGAATACAAATGGTACTGGCTTGACAAATGGTGGGGGAACAAAGGGAAACAATGGTTCAGCTCCTTTGAAATCTTcttatcaaaattcaacatttggtTCAAATGCGTATGCAAGGGGTGCTTTGCCAGGGCATATTCCTGCTTCGGGTTATCAGGATCCCAGATATGGCTATGATGGGTTGAGGAATTCTTTCCCTTGGTCAGATGGTCCACTGTACTCAGATGGACAGTCTAGGCTTGTCAGTAGCTCTACTATTACCTCCTCTATCTCAAATGCAAACAACATACCTTCTTCAAGAAGTCCAAGTTTCCGTCCCGGATCTCACTATGTA GGTTTTCCTCATCCTAGACCCATGTCAGGAATGAATACCACCCAGGGTTATATAAATCGGATGTACCCCAATAAGTTGTATGGTCAATTTGGAAACACAGTCAGATCTGGTGTAGGCTTTGCCTCACATGGTTATGATTCACGATCTAATGGGCGTGTGTGGCTTGCTGTGGACAACAAATTCAAGCCTAGGGGTCGAAATGGTGGGTATTATGGATATGGAAATGAGAATATGGATGGTTTGAATGAACTGAATAGGGGACCGAGAGCTAAGGGTAGCAAGAACCAGAAGGGATTTGTGCCTAGTGTTCTAGCTGTCAAGGGGCAACTTTTACCACCAATGAACGCAACAGACgaggaagagaaagataaGGTGTCTACTCCAGACCGTGATCAATACAACAAATCAGATTTTCCTGAAGAATATGCTGAGGCCAAATTCTTTGTTATTAAATCATACAGCGAAGATGATGTGCATAAAAGCATCAAGTATAATGTTTGGGCTAGTACACCTAATGGCAACAAGAAACTTGATGCTGCATACCAGGAAGCTCAAGAGAAGGCTGGTGGTTgtcccatttttcttttcttttcg GTCAATACCAGTGGGCAATTTGTTGGCCTTGCTGAGATGATTGGACCAGTCGACTTTCAGAAGAACTTGGAATACTGGCAACAAGACAAATGGAACGGCTGTTTCCCGGTTAAGTGGCATGTAGTGAAGGATGTTCCCAACAGTCTTTTGAAACACATCATTCTTGAGAACAATGAGAACAAGCCCGTTACCAATAGCAGAGACACACAGGAG gTCAAGCTGGAGCCTGGCCTTAAGATGGTTAAAATCTTTAAGGAGCATGTGAGCAAAACATGCATATTGGATGATTTTGGTTTCTACGAGGCTCGACAAAAGACAATCCAAGAGAAGAAAGCCAAGCAACAGCAGTTCAAGAAACAG GTTTGGGAAGGGAAGCCTACTGATGAGAAGAAGGAAGTTTCTGAAGTAGTGGATGTGAAAACACCAAAGCCAGTTGAAGCTACAAATGATTTGGTAAAAGAGGAGACAAAGATCTCAGAGAATGGATCAGTTTTGAAAACTGTAGATGCCCCAAAGGGCAGCGCAAAACCAGTTACAACAACACCATCAGAGAAAAGAAGTGGTGTAGCAAACGGATATTAA
- the LOC101215929 gene encoding YTH domain-containing protein ECT2 isoform X3, with amino-acid sequence MATVASPPSTDQAADLLQKLSLDAQAKPVEIPEPTKKEFMDPSMCYLPNGYPSYYYGGFDGTANDWDDYSRYTNSDGVEMTSGVYGDNGSLMYHHGYGYGPYGPYSPAASPVPSMGNDGQLYGPQHYQYPPYFQPLTPTSGPYTPSPTTVPPTQGDISTSAATEQKPIPVETTNTNGTGLTNGGGTKGNNGSAPLKSSYQNSTFGSNAYARGALPGHIPASGYQDPRYGYDGLRNSFPWSDGPLYSDGQSRLVSSSTITSSISNANNIPSSRSPSFRPGSHYVGFPHPRPMSGMNTTQGYINRMYPNKLYGQFGNTVRSGVGFASHGYDSRSNGRVWLAVDNKFKPRGRNGGYYGYGNENMDGLNELNRGPRAKGSKNQKGFVPSVLAVKGQLLPPMNATDEEEKDKVSTPDRDQYNKSDFPEEYAEAKFFVIKSYSEDDVHKSIKYNVWASTPNGNKKLDAAYQEAQEKAGGCPIFLFFSVNTSGQFVGLAEMIGPVDFQKNLEYWQQDKWNGCFPVKWHVVKDVPNSLLKHIILENNENKPVTNSRDTQEVKLEPGLKMVKIFKEHVSKTCILDDFGFYEARQKTIQEKKAKQQQFKKQVWEGKPTDEKKEVSEVVDVKTPKPVEATNDLVKEETKISENGSVLKTVDAPKGSAKPVTTTPSEKRSGVANGY; translated from the exons ATGGCTACTGTTGCTTCACCTCCTTCTACTGATC AAGCTGCAGATTTGCTTCAGAAGTTGTCATTGGATGCTCAGGCCAAGCCTGTTGAGATTCCGGAGCCGACGAAAAAG GAATTCATGGATCCAAGCATGTGCTATCTTCCCAATGGATATCCATCTTATTACTATGGAG GGTTTGATGGGACTGCTAATGACTGGGATGATTATTCAAGATACACAAATTCAGATGGGGTTGAAATGACTTCT GGAGTCTATGGAGATAATGGATCTCTTATGTATCACCACGGTTATGGATACGGACCCTATGGTCCTTATTCACCTGCTGCTTCTCCGGTTCCCTCTATGGGGAACGATGGCCAGTTGTATGGACCTCAGCACTACCAATATCCTCCATATTTTCAGCCTCTTACTCCGACCAGTGGGCCGTATACTCCTAGTCCTACAACAGTTCCTCCAACACAGGGAGACATTTCTACCTCTGCAGCCACTGAGCAAAAGCCAATTCCTGTGGAAACAACGAATACAAATGGTACTGGCTTGACAAATGGTGGGGGAACAAAGGGAAACAATGGTTCAGCTCCTTTGAAATCTTcttatcaaaattcaacatttggtTCAAATGCGTATGCAAGGGGTGCTTTGCCAGGGCATATTCCTGCTTCGGGTTATCAGGATCCCAGATATGGCTATGATGGGTTGAGGAATTCTTTCCCTTGGTCAGATGGTCCACTGTACTCAGATGGACAGTCTAGGCTTGTCAGTAGCTCTACTATTACCTCCTCTATCTCAAATGCAAACAACATACCTTCTTCAAGAAGTCCAAGTTTCCGTCCCGGATCTCACTATGTA GGTTTTCCTCATCCTAGACCCATGTCAGGAATGAATACCACCCAGGGTTATATAAATCGGATGTACCCCAATAAGTTGTATGGTCAATTTGGAAACACAGTCAGATCTGGTGTAGGCTTTGCCTCACATGGTTATGATTCACGATCTAATGGGCGTGTGTGGCTTGCTGTGGACAACAAATTCAAGCCTAGGGGTCGAAATGGTGGGTATTATGGATATGGAAATGAGAATATGGATGGTTTGAATGAACTGAATAGGGGACCGAGAGCTAAGGGTAGCAAGAACCAGAAGGGATTTGTGCCTAGTGTTCTAGCTGTCAAGGGGCAACTTTTACCACCAATGAACGCAACAGACgaggaagagaaagataaGGTGTCTACTCCAGACCGTGATCAATACAACAAATCAGATTTTCCTGAAGAATATGCTGAGGCCAAATTCTTTGTTATTAAATCATACAGCGAAGATGATGTGCATAAAAGCATCAAGTATAATGTTTGGGCTAGTACACCTAATGGCAACAAGAAACTTGATGCTGCATACCAGGAAGCTCAAGAGAAGGCTGGTGGTTgtcccatttttcttttcttttcg GTCAATACCAGTGGGCAATTTGTTGGCCTTGCTGAGATGATTGGACCAGTCGACTTTCAGAAGAACTTGGAATACTGGCAACAAGACAAATGGAACGGCTGTTTCCCGGTTAAGTGGCATGTAGTGAAGGATGTTCCCAACAGTCTTTTGAAACACATCATTCTTGAGAACAATGAGAACAAGCCCGTTACCAATAGCAGAGACACACAGGAG gTCAAGCTGGAGCCTGGCCTTAAGATGGTTAAAATCTTTAAGGAGCATGTGAGCAAAACATGCATATTGGATGATTTTGGTTTCTACGAGGCTCGACAAAAGACAATCCAAGAGAAGAAAGCCAAGCAACAGCAGTTCAAGAAACAG GTTTGGGAAGGGAAGCCTACTGATGAGAAGAAGGAAGTTTCTGAAGTAGTGGATGTGAAAACACCAAAGCCAGTTGAAGCTACAAATGATTTGGTAAAAGAGGAGACAAAGATCTCAGAGAATGGATCAGTTTTGAAAACTGTAGATGCCCCAAAGGGCAGCGCAAAACCAGTTACAACAACACCATCAGAGAAAAGAAGTGGTGTAGCAAACGGATATTAA
- the LOC101217285 gene encoding probable serine/threonine-protein kinase PBL16 isoform X2 gives MGNCWYRWEPTVNRVSSNAKSESPKVESTSPYTRNNEHNLPSNPKEVEDLRRDSATNPLIAFTFDELKLITGNFRQDRVLGGGGFGSVYKGFITEDLREGIVPLPVAVKVHDGFNSYQGHREWLAEVIFLGQLSHPNLVKLIGYCCEDEHRVLIYEYMPRGSVENNLFSRVLLPLPWSIRMKIAFGAAKGLAFLHEAEKPVIYRDFKTSNILLDSDYNPKLSDFGLAKDGPVGDKSHVSTRIMGTYGYAAPEYILTGHLTPRSDVYSFGVVLLELLTGRKSLDKLRPAREQNLTDWALPLLKEKKKLMTIVDPRLGGEYPVKGFHKAAMLAYHCLNKNPKARPLMRDIVDSLEPLQETIDEAVAPSETTSLPVVANNENRRKENEGLKVN, from the exons ATGGGAAACTGCTGGTATCGATGGGAACCTACGGTTAATAGGGTCTCATCTAATGCAAAATCAG AATCTCCAAAAGTTGAGAGTACATCGCCTTATACAAGAAACAATGAACACAATTTGCCCTCTAACCCCAAAGAAGTAGAAGACTTGCGTCGTGACTCGGCAACTAATCCCTTGATTGCATTTACGTTTGACGAGCTGAAGTTAATCACCGGAAATTTTAGACAGGACCGTGTGTTAGGCGGAGGAGGGTTCGGAAGTGTTTATAAAGGATTCATTACTGAAGATTTGAGAGAAGGAATCGTTCCTCTTCCTGTAGCTGTTAAGGTTCATGATGGATTTAATAGTTATCAAGGCCACAGGGAATGGCTG GCAGAAGTCATATTTTTGGGGCAGCTTTCTCATCCAAATTTGGTAAAGTTGATTGGATACTGTTGCGAAGACGAGCATCGTGTTCTCATATATGAGTACATGCCTAGGGGGAGTGtggaaaacaatttattttcaa GAGTGTTGCTTCCTCTGCCTTGGTCCATTAGAATGAAAATTGCCTTTGGTGCTGCAAAAGGACTAGCATTTCTCCACGAAGCAGAAAAGCCCGTCATCTATCGTGATTTTAAGACGTCGAATATTCTGCTTGATTCG GACTATAATCCAAAACTTTCGGACTTTGGTCTCGCAAAAGATGGACCAGTAGGTGACAAGTCTCACGTCTCTACTCGTATAATGGGAACGTACGGATATGCTGCACCAGAATACATATTGACAG GACATTTGACCCCTCGGAGCGACGTGTATAGCTTTGGAGTTGTTCTTCTCGAACTACTAACAGGGAGAAAGTCACTGGACAAACTTCGACCAGCTCGAGAGCAAAACCTTACTGATTGGGCTCTTCCTCTcctaaaagagaagaaaaagctAATGACGATTGTGGATCCGAGACTAGGAGGAGAATATCCTGTCAAAGGATTTCACAAGGCAGCAATGCTGGCTTACCATTGCTTGAACAAGAACCCAAAAGCGAGGCCCCTGATGAGAGACATCGTCGACTCGTTGGAGCCGTTACAAGAAACAATCGACGAGGCAGTAGCGCCATCTGAAACAACTTCCTTACCTGTTGTTGCTAATAATGAGAATAggagaaaggaaaatgaaggCTTGAAAGTGAACTAA
- the LOC101217285 gene encoding probable serine/threonine-protein kinase PBL16 isoform X1, whose translation MGNCWYRWEPTVNRVSSNAKSESPKVESTSPYTRNNEHNLPSNPKEVEDLRRDSATNPLIAFTFDELKLITGNFRQDRVLGGGGFGSVYKGFITEDLREGIVPLPVAVKVHDGFNSYQGHREWLAEVIFLGQLSHPNLVKLIGYCCEDEHRVLIYEYMPRGSVENNLFSTLHAAGVLLPLPWSIRMKIAFGAAKGLAFLHEAEKPVIYRDFKTSNILLDSDYNPKLSDFGLAKDGPVGDKSHVSTRIMGTYGYAAPEYILTGHLTPRSDVYSFGVVLLELLTGRKSLDKLRPAREQNLTDWALPLLKEKKKLMTIVDPRLGGEYPVKGFHKAAMLAYHCLNKNPKARPLMRDIVDSLEPLQETIDEAVAPSETTSLPVVANNENRRKENEGLKVN comes from the exons ATGGGAAACTGCTGGTATCGATGGGAACCTACGGTTAATAGGGTCTCATCTAATGCAAAATCAG AATCTCCAAAAGTTGAGAGTACATCGCCTTATACAAGAAACAATGAACACAATTTGCCCTCTAACCCCAAAGAAGTAGAAGACTTGCGTCGTGACTCGGCAACTAATCCCTTGATTGCATTTACGTTTGACGAGCTGAAGTTAATCACCGGAAATTTTAGACAGGACCGTGTGTTAGGCGGAGGAGGGTTCGGAAGTGTTTATAAAGGATTCATTACTGAAGATTTGAGAGAAGGAATCGTTCCTCTTCCTGTAGCTGTTAAGGTTCATGATGGATTTAATAGTTATCAAGGCCACAGGGAATGGCTG GCAGAAGTCATATTTTTGGGGCAGCTTTCTCATCCAAATTTGGTAAAGTTGATTGGATACTGTTGCGAAGACGAGCATCGTGTTCTCATATATGAGTACATGCCTAGGGGGAGTGtggaaaacaatttattttcaa CTTTGCATGCTGCAGGAGTGTTGCTTCCTCTGCCTTGGTCCATTAGAATGAAAATTGCCTTTGGTGCTGCAAAAGGACTAGCATTTCTCCACGAAGCAGAAAAGCCCGTCATCTATCGTGATTTTAAGACGTCGAATATTCTGCTTGATTCG GACTATAATCCAAAACTTTCGGACTTTGGTCTCGCAAAAGATGGACCAGTAGGTGACAAGTCTCACGTCTCTACTCGTATAATGGGAACGTACGGATATGCTGCACCAGAATACATATTGACAG GACATTTGACCCCTCGGAGCGACGTGTATAGCTTTGGAGTTGTTCTTCTCGAACTACTAACAGGGAGAAAGTCACTGGACAAACTTCGACCAGCTCGAGAGCAAAACCTTACTGATTGGGCTCTTCCTCTcctaaaagagaagaaaaagctAATGACGATTGTGGATCCGAGACTAGGAGGAGAATATCCTGTCAAAGGATTTCACAAGGCAGCAATGCTGGCTTACCATTGCTTGAACAAGAACCCAAAAGCGAGGCCCCTGATGAGAGACATCGTCGACTCGTTGGAGCCGTTACAAGAAACAATCGACGAGGCAGTAGCGCCATCTGAAACAACTTCCTTACCTGTTGTTGCTAATAATGAGAATAggagaaaggaaaatgaaggCTTGAAAGTGAACTAA
- the LOC101217516 gene encoding ruBisCO large subunit-binding protein subunit beta, chloroplastic: MASTFTAMSSIGTLAAPGSRVMDKKLLSSSDKLTSRTSISSFALPKRQSVVLRRNRSSKISAMAKELHFNQDGSAIKKLQNGVNKLADLVGVTLGPKGRNVVLESKYGSPKIVNDGVTVAKEVELEDPVENIGAKLVRQAAAKTNDLAGDGTTTSVVLAQGLIAEGVKVVAAGANPVLITRGIEKTAKALVSELKKMSKEVEDSELADVAAVSAGNNHEVGNMIAEAMSKVGRKGVVTLEEGRSADNFLYVVEGMQFDRGYISPYFVTDSEKMAVEYENCKLLLVDKKITNARDLINILEDAIRGGYPVVIMAEDIEQEALATLVVNKLRGSLKIAALKAPGFGERKSQYLDDIAILTGGTVIREEVGLSLDKAGKEVLGNASKIVLTKDTTTIVGDGSTQEAVSKRVAQIKNLIEVAEQDYEKEKLNERIAKLSGGVAVIQVGAQTETELKEKKLRVEDALNATKAAVEEGIVVGGGCTLLRLASKVDAIKETFENDEEKVGADIVKRALSYPLKLIAKNAGVNGSVVSEKVLSSDNYRYGYNAATGNYEDLMAAGIIDPTKVVRCCLEHAASVAKTFLMSDCVVVEIKEPEPVPAGNPMDNSGYGY, encoded by the exons ATGGCTTCCACTTTCACAGCCATGTCTTCAATTGGGACCCTTGCTGCTCCTGGAAGCCGTGTTATGGATAAAAAGCTTTTATCGTCTTCTGATAAGTTAACTTCTCGCACATCCATTTCTTCATTTGCACTCCCAAAAAGACAGAGTGTAGTTCTTAGAAGAAACCGTTCTTCCAAGATTTCTGCCATGGCGAAGGAATTGCACTTCAACCAGGATGGCTCAGCTATTAAGAAATTACAG AACGGTGTGAACAAACTTGCAGACTTAGTTGGAGTTACACTTGGTCCCAAAGGAAGAAATGTGGTTCTAGAAAGCAAGTATGGCTCCCCGAAAATTGTTAACGATGGTGTAACCGTTGCAAAAGAG GTTGAATTGGAGGATCCAGTCGAGAACATTGGTGCTAAGCTAGTCAGACAAGCTGCTGCAAAGACCAACGACTTAGCTGGTGATGGAACTACAACGTCAGTTGTTTTGGCCCAGGGTCTTATTGCTGAAGGTGTCAAG GTAGTAGCAGCTGGAGCAAATCCCGTCCTTATCACAAGAGGCATTGAAAAAACTGCCAAAGCTTTGGTCtctgaactaaaaaaaatgtcaaaagaG GTTGAAGACAGCGAATTGGCCGATGTGGCTGCAGTTAGTGCTGGAAACAACCATGAAGTGGGTAATATGATTGCTGAAGCCATGAGCAAGGTCGGAAGGAAGGGTGTGGTGACTCTTGAAGAGGGAAGAAGTGCTGATAACTTTCTCTATGTTGTTGAAGGAATGCAATTTGATAGGGGGTATATCTCTCCTTACTTCGTCACTGACAGTGAGAAAATGGCCGTTGAATACGAAAACTGCAAG CTGCTTCTTGTTGACAAAAAGATCACCAATGCAAGGGATCTCATTAACATACTGGAGGATGCTATCAGAGGTGGCTATCCTGTTGTGATAATGGCAGAGGATATTGAGCAGGAAGCTCTGGCAACTCTTGTTGTAAATAAACTGAGAGGATCTTTGAAGATAGCCGCACTTAAAGCTCCTGGGTTTGGAGAGCGCAAGAGCCAGTACCTTGACGACATTGCTATTCTCACTGGAG GCACGGTTATCAGAGAGGAGGTAGGACTTTCCTTGGACAAAGCTGGAAAGGAGGTACTTGGAAATGCATCCAAGATAGTGCTTACCAAAGATACCACAACCATAGTTGGTGACGGTAGCACCCAAGAAGCCGTGTCCAAGCGTGTTGCCCAGATAAAAAATCTGATTGAG GTTGCAGAACAAGACTATGAGAAAGAGAAACTTAATGAGAGAATCGCTAAACTTTCTGGTGGTGTAGCTGTTATACAg GTGGGAGCACAAACTGAGACAGAACTCAAGGAAAAGAAACTGAGAGTTGAAGATGCTCTTAATGCTACAAAG GCAGCTGTTGAGGAAGGTATTGTTGTTGGTGGTGGTTGCACCCTTCTTAGACTTGCTTCAAAGGTGGATGCTATCAAGGAAACCTTTGAAAATGACGAGGAGAAG GTTGGAGCAGACATTGTTAAGAGAGCATTAAGTTATCCCCTCAAGCTGATTGCAAAGAATGCTGGTGTCAACGGTAGTGTTGTGAGTGAGAAG GTGTTATCCAGTGACAACTATCGATATGGATACAATGCTGCAACTGGGAATTATGAAGACTTGATGGCTGCTGGAATCATCGATCCAACCAAG GTGGTTAGATGCTGCTTAGAGCATGCAGCTTCAGTGGCAAAGACATTCTTGATGTCAGATTGTGTGGTGGTGGAGATCAAGGAGCCTGAACCAGTTCCTGCTGGTAATCCCATGGACAATTCAGGATATGGGTATTGA